The genome window TTTCAGAAACTTACAACCAAAAACTAACGATGGCTAAGGCTGCCGCCGGAAAGAAGGCTTCCCCAGTGAAGCGAGTCAAGAAGGGAGGAAAGGCCAAGGACCCGAACGCCCCGAAGCGCGCCATGTCCGCCTTCTTCTTCTGGATGCAGGAGAACCGTGAGCGCATCAAGAAGCCAGGTATGGGAGTCGCCGATGTCGCCAAGGCCGCCGGAGTCGAATGGGGAAAACTCACCGACAAATCTGTAAGTTAGAAAGCTTCGAAAAGTTACCTAGAAATTGAaatcttattttgaaaatttttcagagatggGAGAAGAAGGCCGCCGACGATAAGAAGAGATACGAAGTCGATATCGCCAACTACAAGAAGTCCCAATAGGCTTTGTCGCCCCCGTGTTCTGATTCAAATGATACTCAACTTCCAATCTATCCATCCATACCCACTCTCTCCATTATTGTTCCACCCTGGCCTTGTGTGCTCTCAAGTCGAAGCCTATTTAGATCTCAATATAATTTCTCGTTAGCTATCGCTTGAACACATTGTCCACCAAAAAataccaccaccaccacacaTTATGTGCCctccactctctctctctctctctctctctctctcaacaAAACAATCTgttccatcatttttttttgtaaatcccCCAAAAACTCCTGAATTTTATCCATTCTGTTGTACTTTTCGAGCGATTTCGAATCGCACataccaccaccaccaccaactcAATAAATGGTAATTTGGCACAAAAAAATgagggttttttttgaatgcgCGCGTGCGCGAATGATGGCGTGGGAGATCACGCGACTGAACACAAATGTGCGGCCACTCGATTTGAATTCTCTCGTTTCGCGCCGCGTGATTTGGGCGTGGCTTGGCAACGGGCCAACCGGGCattagagagagagagagtgagaggGGGCAGACAACAGCTGGAGAGACATCGAATACGAATGAAGCACTGCTGATGACGTGGGAAATTAGAGAAATTCGGGCTTTAAGACTGAAAAAGCCTGAATTTAAGAGGCTTTTTCGTAGAAATAACCTGAAAAACATTACAATCTACGTTTTTAGtcctaaaaaatgtaaaaattccttgaaaattggcggaaattcaaattttgcaattttttgcaaaattaaatttaaactcCCTCCGAAAACCGTTGCTGGCGCGTTTCTCGTGCGTGCTGGCGCGATTCTcgttttcaactatttttttttgttttttcagttttcagcgaaaattccaagtttttcgccatttttcaagcattttccgcttgaaaatcgcaaaaaatatcaaaaaaattaattctaaacatgcaaattttcctgaaaattttggttttttcccaaatttccacagattttcgttttaaaatcgaaaaatgtataaaaatcgttattttcagcgaaaattcatcgtttttcttcgatttttgtggattttgtgGACCAAAAAGGAAGTGTCAAATTCTGGAAATCACAATTTTAgcggaattttcgaatttccacagaaaatttccgtttttcgtcctaaatttttcaattttcagcggaaatttagcgttttttttttcattttcttacTTTAAAACTGCttgaaatatcttttttcCTGCCGAAATTCCCTTAAACCccttattttccagaaaatggtCATCAAATTCTCGTCGAACACCACCAACCCGCCAACCATGATCTACATGGGTGTGGATAAGGTCGAAAATGAGGATTTGATCAAggttaattcgaaaaaatttaaagttttggcGATAAAagctctagaaaattcgaatttcataaataaaaattaaattttcagtacgGATGGCCGGAAGACGTGTGGTTTCACGTGGACAAGCTCTCATCAGCTCACGTCTATCTCCGTTTGCACAGTGGAATGACGATCGACTCGATTCCAGAAGCATTGGTGTGTGCGAGAagccaaaatctgaaaatttatggatttttggcccaaaaacactgaaattggcgatttttagctcaaattGACCGATTTTAGgcataaaaattatcaaaacccaatttttatcttcaatttatagattttcggCCCAACTACCCCCAAATTGACTGATTTTGTGcccaaaaaactcgaaaatcacaattttctgattaaatttATAGATTTCAAGCCCAGAAGCACTGAAGCTCTCGATTTTACATCAAATTGACCGATTTTAGGGCCAAAAGCACAAAAATTCCCAACTTTAAGCTTacatttatagatttttggccaaataacacaaaaatccacattttcagCTCACATTAGCCGATTTTAAGCGCCAAAACAcagaaattctcgattttcagcctAAATTTATAGATTTCAGGCCCAAAAACTCTGAAAGTGCCAAATTCTTAGATCAAATTTATATACTTTAGGCCCACAAActctaaaatctcaaattttcagctcaaaaactctgaaaattccaattttcagcttacaTTCATAGGTTTTAGCCCAAAACTttagaattttcgattttcagttcATATTCTCagattttaagccaaaaaactcggaaattctcgtttttcagCTCAAACTGACTGATTTTTGGCCcaaaagcacaaaaattgccaattttcagcttaaattGACCgatttttggcccaaaaactctgaaattctcgattttcagctcaaattgACCAATTTTAAGCCACAAAACTcgcaaattccaaattttttactcaaatagaccaattttaagccaaaaaactctaaaattgccaattttcagctcaaactGACTGATTTGAAGCcaaaaaactcggaaattctcgtttttccgCTCAAATTGACCGATTTTTGACCCAAAagcacaaaaatttccaattttcagctcaaatagaccaattttaagccaaaaaactctaaaattgccaattttcagtcTAAATTAAAAGATTTCAggccaaaaactcaaaaattcccaattttcagctcatcgACTGCTGCCAGCTCGTCAAACAAAACTCAATCGAAGGCTGCAAGCTCAACAACGTGGCAATTGTCTACACAATGTGgtcaaatcttaaaaaaacgGGAGATATGGCTGTCGGACAggtttttggctggaaatttccCCTGAAAATCGagtaaaaatccaattttcaggtcGGATTTCACAGTCATAAGCAGGTAAAGCACACGGTTGTGCCGACGAAAATCAACGAAATTGTGAATCGATTGGAGAAGACTCGTCGCAAGGATGATATTGATTATAAGTACGGGAATTGGAGGAAAAAcgactggaaatttgaaaatttcagccgaAACTGcccaaaattattgaaaatcaattttttcgcaaaaaattaggttcaaaattcgaattttttcgactgttttcaggaaaatctgaattcccttgaaaaaatacagaaattcTCGCGAAATTAGCTATTTTTGCGTCAAAACTACGGTACCAGGTCACGCGacagtttttgttaaattcaaaaaggtatgcgcctttaaagagtactgtaatttcaaattttcattttgcaaaattttcattaatttttcctggttttcggataaaaatgaatttatttattgaaaactacaaaaatcgattaaaaaaactatagtactctttaaaggcgcacaccttcttgcattcaacaaaaattgtcgtgtcgagaccccgaataccgtattttcgatgcaaaaatcgtaaaaatttgacagaaaccccccaatttttttcaattaatactATGCCAAATATataatttactttttaaaaaaaatcaatttttaggcaaatttcgaaaattttcttattttcgcATGATTTTGGAGgaattttgactttaaaaaaatttcaaaaattttttaaattttcacacttttgtatgaatcaattttcttaaattttcccaaaaatattgaaaaaaacttggaaaacccaagaattttgttaattcctattttgaaaaatttgaatatcagaaaactgaattgtcagaaaatttgaatttttaaaaattcattaaaacttTCTTTTTGTCAAAAACCCGCCTGaacttattaatttttaggcaaatttaaaagttgGGATAGAAAAatcacttattttttgaattttcccaaaaaatgcgaaaatttgcgcctttttgagaaaaaacaccttttttgcacgttttgatatgaaaatcgtttaatttttctgaaaaaaattatgttataaaattaaaaaatataaaattatcaattttcaggcaaattccagagtttttccgtattttgaattaaatttttttgaattttcccatttttctatgaatttgggacaattttttaaattttcatcaagatattaaaaaaaaaactgaattttaaaaaattcattcaaaaaccctaaaatttctcctttttttttttcaaaattccggcATTTTCCAGAGAAGAACGCGACGCCCGTGACGCCAAGGAACGCCagaagctcaaaaaattggagcaAGAGCGAAAAGATCGTGAGAAGAAGGAAATGTTGGctcaaaacgagaaaaaacggATAGAAGGCTACGAAGACGTCGATTGGGATGCCGGAGC of Caenorhabditis elegans chromosome II contains these proteins:
- the hmg-1.1 gene encoding HMG box domain-containing protein (Confirmed by transcript evidence), which encodes MAKAAAGKKASPVKRVKKGGKAKDPNAPKRAMSAFFFWMQENRERIKKPGMGVADVAKAAGVEWGKLTDKSRWEKKAADDKKRYEVDIANYKKSQ
- the Y54G11A.2 gene encoding Coiled-coil domain-containing protein 25 (Confirmed by transcript evidence); translated protein: MVIKFSSNTTNPPTMIYMGVDKVENEDLIKYGWPEDVWFHVDKLSSAHVYLRLHSGMTIDSIPEALLIDCCQLVKQNSIEGCKLNNVAIVYTMWSNLKKTGDMAVGQVGFHSHKQVKHTVVPTKINEIVNRLEKTRRKDDIDYKEERDARDAKERQKLKKLEQERKDREKKEMLAQNEKKRIEGYEDVDWDAGATTRNDVDPGNLSDDFM